The Chroicocephalus ridibundus chromosome 8, bChrRid1.1, whole genome shotgun sequence genome includes the window GTGCCGCAGCAGCATCTCTTTACCATCTCCAAAATATCACAGTTTTTAGCTGTGGAGTACTAGCATATACACATTTTGTCAAAATAAACCTTAACTAAATGGGTTTTACAAGCGCAATGAACAAAGTGGCGGCTAGCACAACTTTGTGCAGGATCAGCATTTTCTGCAATCATTTATAAAAAGTGATTATAGCAGACCAGAGAGTACGAACATCGCTAAGTTGCTGCCTGACGCCAAATGCTGTCAAGAACACACAAATTTGTTAATACAGTTTTAgattaagaaaacaaatcatACGCCCAGCTTAAGGAATACCCTTTATTTAAGGCGTAATCTCTCATTTTGTGGCACTGTGTTTATAAATCCTTTGCAGCTTTGGAGATCACCTTCTCCAGCAGAGCAGatgtagtgatttttttatatCCCTGACTGTTAAGGGTTTTTCTCTAATATTAAATAAAACGTTTTCCTAAGCAACGAGGACTATATGGAGGTGAAGGCAGATCACATTTTATAGCAATGAAGTGTTATGTACAGTAGAAGAACAAAATGCAACTAAAAACCCAATTGTTACAAGTAACTTTGCACAGAGATGAATTCCTGTATCCCAGAAAAGATTaaacagctctgcctgcactCTTCCTTAAGAGAATCCCTGCCCAACGTATCCAAAATGCAGTAAATTAAAAATGCTCAATAACCTCTCCAGTATTTATtggacatagaatcacagaatcatagaatcatagaattgttgaggttggaagggacctttaagatcatcgagtccaacctttagcctaccctgacaagagccacttctaaaccatgtccctcagtgccccatctaccctttttttaaacacctccagagatggtgaatccaccacctccctgggcagcctattccaatgtttaataaccctttcagtgaaaaaatgtctcctaatatctaatctaaacctcccctgacgtaattTGACATTTTGGAAGCCATGCATCTCTCTGAGGCTCCTCCTCAAACAGAAAGAGTTTTCATTGCCAAAGAGAGCTCCACACGAGGTGGTGATGGCTGGAAAAGACCCAGAGGTGAAGATGGCACAGCTGGGAGTTTTGCCATCTCTGTTTCCTCCCCGGTTGGTGAGACACGGCGATCTGTGTGCGTCTCGCAGCACTGCCTCTCTGAATGGGAATTGAGGCCTGCAAAGAACAATCTCCTGTTCCATAatctccttttccacagggcCCTCTCCATTCCGGAGACAGATGGCTTCTTTTCAGCACTCTCTGCTTGGATTTTGCGTGTGCTGCCTGGTTTGTCTCAGACTTCTGTAATTGCTGTCCTTGGTGGAGCTGCTTTTGCCACTGCTCTGGTGTAGACAAGTCACTGAAACTTGAATTACCCAGACACATAGCCTTTCTCTAAATAATGTCCCATAATTGTGGCCTGTGGGCATCTCTATCCTCAGTCACAGTGATAGAAATGTTAATGGGAAAAACGTGGCTGGTAAACAGAAAGAGAGATGTGTGAAGAAGTCCTTGGAGTCTGGTGTTCTCAAACAAAATCTGCCCTGTTCTGGGGGACAGATTGAGGTCTGAGGtaaagacagaaggaaagctggggaagatGGTACCCgtggttttgtttgtgctttaaaatgtttagaagttggtgggggttttggtttgttttacattttaaacGTGCTTTTGTTTACCCTGTTTGCCTTCCAACGTTGGATGTCAGAGATCTGTAGAAAAACTTAGACTAATACAGAGGAGAAGGTCGTGTTCGTCTCAAAGGTGCCCTTTTTAGGTCTCTCTGGCAACAGGCTTTACGTTCAACTCGATAGCGTTTCTGAATGTGGGTAGTGTAACGCAGCTAAGGTTTGAATGCCGCAAGTGAAAAGTGTGAAAAATTCAGGGGATGTTCTAGGCACCACCAGACAGAACTATATTGATTTAGGAGGAAATCCCAAGGAGGAAATAGTTCTTGTCAACTGATTACTTGAAGTTATGGTTATGCTACTCTTGCAGACGACTATAAATTAAACTGCCAACAGTTGGCATCTGCCACTGTCACAGTGCTATAGGTCATCCTTCCCATAGAAGTTAGCCTGATGCCGGAGCGACTGACTTACCTGCCACACAAATAGTGAGGGAGCATTTGGGAGTCGGGAGGAAGGCGGACTGTGCTTGGGAGATGTGCACGTAGCTCCAGCACGGAGAGGACATTGGGGACAGAGGGAAGCAGTTCCCAGCCCCCTGGCAATCGAGTATTGAGGGACAGCGGTACAGGAGTAAAAAGAATCCCAGGCAAAAAGGGGTGCCCATGAATGATATTGTGACCTGAATTGTCATGTGCTAAATGTTTTCATGTGCTGGTGGTTCTTTCTACACTGAAATTCCGGGCTTCCTTGAATTCTGTCTCCAAGTTGCTATCTTTCCTCCCTCAATTGATGTGTCAGTGTTACCTACTGAAACAGGGAGGAGGTCATGTTGATTTTGGGGAGATTTTCCTACCTTATAACTTGCCAGCAACACAGCATCCAACAAGTTCAAATTGGAATTAGCTGACATTTTCCTACTCTCCCAGGAATTCAGGAGTCTTTGAAGAGCAGCCCATCTATGTGGGCTGAAGGTAGTGAGCTCGAGGGATAACTGATTCTGTCTGGAAACCTTTATGCTGATCCCTAAAACAAGGAGAGAAAGTTTGACATTGCTTACAGTCagtgggggctttttttttttttctatcttctaCTGGATAGTTTCAGCTGAGAGTAACTGAAGATGGACTGAAGTATAGTACCTAATGAGGAAGatataaaaagatttatttttctttcctttacagaaaAGGCCACAGATGGCTCTCTGCAGAGCGAAGACTGGACACTTAACATGGAGATCTGTGACATTATCAACGAGACAGAAGAAGGGTATGTGCTATTTCGCTAAACTTTGAAAGGTTCATGAGCACAATCTTCATCCAGTGGTACTCAGCATGTGAAGAGATGCAGTGAGTCCGGGGGCAGATGCTCATAGTTTGAATGTGGTTTGCATATAAGCTTCTTTGTTTTCCCGCTccttaaacatttcagaaaaccacTGTATGATGCAGCACTTTCCGTGGTCGGTCTCTGCTTGGGAGGGCTGGCATGAAAAATGTATTGTTGGAGAGGGTACCCAGTTGTACTTCTGGGGTTCTTGTTTTCAGCAGGTGTATCTCTTTGCAGTGCTGCAATGCTATTAATTTCAGCTATTTGAGTAGAGAGCTTCTCTGATACATCTCCTTCAGCATCAGAAAAGCTGTGCTGCTTGCAGTTTGCAGGAGAACTGATCGCTGGTCTTACGCCCTGAGCCTTTTTCTGAGTGGCTGTCAGTCTTTCCTCCTTGATCAACATCCTGCCTTTTTGGAGGCCTCGGGCATTGCTCTGGTCTTGACTTCTGTGATATCTTGTCTCCTCGCATAATTCTACATGAACCTAGTTTGGTTGTCGTCAAGTAATCTGAAGTTAACACACATGCTTATGTCCAGCTGGAAATGGTAAAGGATTCCTTTTCCCACATTATATGTATGGCATGTGAAGAGCGCCTGAGCTGTCTTCTAAAAATGGTGTGTTTCTCCTTCAGCCCAAAGGATGCCATTCGAGCACTGAAGAAGAGGCTGAACGGAAACAAAAATTACAGAGAGGTCATGCTGGCGCTGACGGTGAGTGGGGGCAGGCTGGAATGCCTCGAAGGGCAGAAcccttttcttttgtcatttccttttcctgGCACTCTCTTGAATGAACGCACTATTTGCTTTAACAGCCACTGCTctgcccttttcttctctccaattGCCTCCTCGCTTCCTTGGGGAGAGTTGCTGGAAGCTTTGCATAGCGTTTTTCTGACTCAattgatttctgctttttttctgggcTCTTATTCATCCCAAGTACTGACTGAGGAAAGTTAAAGTAGCCCAAATGGGTCTGTGTACTCTTTGGGGCTTTCCCTTCTACTCATCTCCCTGCGTCCTGCTGTTTCTTCCCTCCAAGACAACAGCTGTGGGCATATCTGCAAGTGAGGATGATGAACTTGCCATATTTTCAGCTTCATAAGTAGTTGATGCACAATTTCCCATGTGAATGGATCTCTGTAGGAGACTCAAACTAATTTATGCTGATCTAATTTCACTCAATGAAGTGTAAATTATATTCTGTGCATTTAGGCAGCACTGCTAAGGTGTGAGATAATTTGCCAGTGACCTTTGCTACTGATGACTTTAGCTAGGGGTTTCCTGGGTAATGCAGCACCCCTGAGCGCGCGGTGCTGGGCAGGCTCAGCGCCGCGGCGGTCTGAGGAATGAGCAGCAGTAACTGGATCGAGTTGTGCTGCTGTGGGTAGGTGATCTGTATGATTCTTTCGCACAGCTCTTGTTGCATCTCCCTGACGAAGCGTGACTGTACTTTCTGTCTTTTTGCCATTTCCTATCCTGGATTGTCATTTTGACGGATCACCAAAGACCAAACCATGAGATTATCTATTGTGCTGGAAACAGCGAAATTCATCAGGAATGAGTCCGTGTCATCAGGGCTGATGAAGGTAGCTGAACTAGGAGAGTAATTACAGCCTCCCCAGATAGAGAGTCGCAGTGGTTATTAGGCATGGCTGTAAGGAGAAGTGACGCATTGGATTTATCTCCATGCTAATCAtgttcttcagaggaaaaatcaACAGCTGTTCTTCCATGGCAGTTGAATGGCAAGTGGAAGGTGCCTCTAGCTAGGTTGCAGGGGGAAAATGTGTCAAAGTATAACCTGTCAGAGCATTCACAAGGGAGTGTTTTGAATGAGCGAAGATCATTCACCTGAATTCCCAACTCTAAAACGCGGCTTATAGCTCAGAGCAAGTGGGTCCAGCTGTGTTCCAGGTACATAGGAAATGGTGGAGTGGCACAGCACGATAATATCTCACTGTGACAGGATGTCCTCTGTCTTACCTGCTCTTGATGTGATGCTGTGTACTTAGCTGTTCAGCTGCGCAGGTTGGAAAGTTCTGCTTTGAAGAGGAagaaactttatatttttttaccttgaaaacGGGTAAAGTTAGATCACAAAAGTGCCCAATATGTTAATGGTGGGTGAGGTACATCTAAATGTGTGTGTAGAAAAGTAAGCTTTCTGGTAAaattggggaagaaaagaagaattaaaagtgtgatttctcctctgtcttctctccctcccatcaaaagttttagaataaaataaaataagataaattaaaataagataaaataagataaaatgagAAACCAACCAGATAGGTGCTATGTGTTTGATCAAGCTTTGCTCCAACAATGaatgttttcttgtgtgtgtgtaggtgttGGAGACCTGTGTGAAGAACTGTGGCCATCGCTTTCATGTCTTAGTGGCAAACCGTGACTTCATAGATGGTGTTCTGGTGAAAATCATCTCGCCCAAGAATAACCCCCCCACTATTGTACAGGATAAAGTACTAGCGCTGATTCAGGTACCCAGCTTGTCTCTGCTTCCATATGTTGCTGCCTGAAATAAGGACTGTCTGCTTCAGTGCTACGCATCGCTAAACATGCTGTCATCATTAAAAGTGTGGCAAGTTTTTTATACGTAAAAACAAACAATATATCCAGATTGGCAGGGAAGAGCAGACATGCACATGCATAGATATTTTATCCAGGCAGAAATGCCTGGATTCTAGTTAGAGAGGTACCACTCTGCTCTAAAATAAGTGGATGGCTTTGCAATTTAACAGTCAAATCTAGAAGCTGGAGACCTGCTTCTGTGATGGGCTTGTCATCTGAGGCCAGGAAATTAGAGGATCGCACTTTCGCTGTCAGTTGCAGAACACTTACCTTTCTGTGTCTGTTTCCCTGACCGTAAAATGAAGCGGTTTCCCTCCGTTAGAAAGCGTTCTGAATTCCTTTTAAAGACGGTTATAGAAAAGTAAATGACCATATAGGAGTTAAAATGGGTTTGGTGTCTTTTCTCTGGTTATTGTGCAGTAAAAGTGCACTATCAGATCCTTGCCTGCAGTGGGGAAGTTCAGACGTAGGCTTGTCTGCCACTTCTCCTTCTGTGCAGCATAACAATAAACAGCCATGTTAATTCCACAAACCATTAGCAACACATGAGGAAACATTGGTGCCTGCCTGGAGGAAATCTGACAATTATAGGAAGCTTTATCACTAAGCTCCTACAGGCTATTGCATACACCAGAGACTAAAAGACACTGCGTATTTAAAATGATATAAACCTGCTGCAGTGTTTCTTGTAGGAAGGTACTTAGAAATGCGCAGCATAGTTTTCCGGATATACTTCTGATTTGTGTGGCAAAGCACGCAGTTGAATTTCTCCTGGTTTATTTGTTATTAGGATATACAGATACGAGGACATCGTTAGAGCATGACAATGTAAATAAGTGATTTCCGAACAGGAGCTAGGCTGGGTGGGGGAATTAGGTGGGCATTGCATTGGGGTCAGTGGGGTCCCTTTATTTCTCGTCTCTGATCTCaaggcttctttaaaaaaaaaaaatcacaaaattaatgaaattattaaaagcGATTCTTGTGCATCTGAGTGAGCCCTTGGGTGTCTGCCTGCTTTGGTGGGAGAGCAGGTGCATGCTGTGACCACCAGATGAGGTTAAATACTGTCCCATGAAGGGAAACTGTGCGTGTTTCCATACTGTTTGCTCTGCTACAGTGCTTTAGAGAATGTTGGTTACGCTGGGTCCTGGATTTAAGTGGATTCCTAGTCATCAATGCAACTAAGATGGAAGTATTTGTAACATAACCAAAAAGCCGCAGTCATAGCCTCAGTGTATCAAACAGAGCTTTATCTGAGTAGACTTGGTGCAGTAGAGCTAAAAGCCTGGGTACTAAATGCCTGTTGGTATAAAAAGCTTGAGAATTATGAAAGTTGCCTGTGGGTGGGTTCTGTTAGTGTCTCTTTAGCTGGAGGTGGTAGGGGACTTTGTTTTCCAGATTGCCTGACAAGTTTGGAAAAGTGATTGCAGTCACTCATCTCAGCTGCCCTGTGGACACGCACACCCGAAATATCCCGCACGTCGTGACCACTTTGCTCAGCTTAGACTTTGCTCTTTAGAGCTCCCTGCAGTTGGAGTTAACTCCCTTCCAGGGGTCTGATCTCTTCTCAGCTCTGTTCCCCTGCTGTAGGCTCTTTAGAATTTGATATCAGGGAATTAATAAGAACAGAAATGAGAGGATTAATAGCACTTGGAAGCACGGAAAAAGCTGTGCAAACAGTGTACGTGTCCAACCATACAGCTCTTGTACTCCTGGGTCTTTCCATAGCAAGGGCAGATGAAGCTGACACACAATTTCTTAGCTAGAGACTTGACTGTTTTGAGATGTTGGGCATCTTGTGTCTCACTTTCTCAACCTATTTCCCAGTGTACATGAATTAGCATCTATTACATATTGCTTATCCTTCCTTCTTCTTGCTAAAAAGGCCTTGGAAATATTCCTTATTGCTGTGCCTCTGGTAAGAGCTTGCGTGTCACTTCAGAGTTGATACCACTTTGCTGCCCAATAGCTGAGCACTGTTATCAAAGATGAAGCATGGGGAAACTTCTAGTGGCACAGCAGATTCTTTGGAGAGTACACGTGTTAAAAAGTGTCCAACGCTGGAAAAAAATTTTTGTGATGGTCACTGATTTAGGGGCAAGATTTGCAATGGTATTTAATTAACCTATTTGGACACACTGAGGTGCCAAGTGGGATTTATACAGCAGCATCCTTAAGTATCTACCTTTGACAGCCTGGCCCAAAGTCTTAGAAGATTTGAATTCAACCTCACCTCTGTCATACACTTGGTCGGACAATGGGCAGGTCTCCTAAGCTCTGTGTGTAGCTCCTTATCCGTAAAGTAAACCTAATATTACTTTTGCCTGGTTGAACTGTAAGCTGTCTAGGACAGGGATTGTCTTACAAGGTGTGTAGACAGCACTTAGAACAATGGCGCCCAGTCCTGCTTGTGGCCTCTGAGACACACACTGATGAAGATAATGCTGCCAGCTCAGGCAGAAGAATAGAAATGAAAGTGTCCTTTGTGCAGAGAGGAGTGTTGCAGAAGAAACAATATATTAAAAAGGTAGAGTGCAAATGAAGTGAATTCACTGTCATTAGTGCCTACAACAAAATTTATAGGAAGCCAGTGAAAAAGAGGATGCTTTAGTACATCCTCCTGGGCAAACAAGCCTCATTAAAAGTTGGGGGCAGCAACGCAACATCCTTCCGCCTCTAAGTTTGCTTTTGAGTGATTATTAAAGGAGAGCATCCCTTGCCTAACATTTTTCACTTGCAAATAGAGTTGAATTGGGGAACACCATTATGTAGAAGCATCATTCAGATGACTTTTTATGTAAATTGAACATGCAGAGAAAGTGCAAGGGTAGAATTACTTGTACAGTCAATATCTCCATCAGAATTAGGGGTGGTTTGGAAGGTCAGTTCCAAGGAAACAGAATGGCTCTTTGCAGTCAGAGCTGTTTTCTCTGGCTCAGATGGGGCTGTTTGGACTTGCACTGCATCAGAACAGTTGATGCAGTTAATTTACTCTTTAACAAAGCTGAGAAGCAAACCCAGAATTGTTAGCTTGCAGCTGATAATGGATTGTCTCCTGGGCATGTAGGGTAGGAAACGCTCGTTCTTAGAATTGAACAGAATAGGAATGtaagttaaatattaatattatttcttctcttgttttactATCCTTGATTTCTCTCCTCTCAAATATAGGAAGTGggttaaaacagcttttaaagtaaaaatagtcAAAGAACTAGTGTAAAAGTGATGACTAAATTAATTAAGTTCAGAGCCCACACACACGTCTCACAGTAGTTCTGGATCCAGCACACTGATACTCTGCCTCACATATGTGGGGGTTTGGggaatgctttgtttttaattgagtcataatatttcaatttttccttCCCCTAAATTTTTAATACTTGGCTAATTTCCAGCAAAAGTGAAAGGGGGTAGAGGCTTTCAAGATATTATGCTCCTAGCAGCTTCATGAGTATGGGAGGCTGGCTAGCGAAGAGAAACACTTAGTACTCCCACAGAAGGAAAAGCTCAAATATGAACTGAAGTCTTTTTAGACACGAGAGAATTCATGCGGGAGAGATGTTATGAGTGTTCTGGCTGTGGGAAATTCTCCCTTTAAACTTGTCCTTTTTGACACACTGGGGTGTCTAAGTGTTGGATATGCTCTGTAAGAGCCCAGgcttcattagttctgctgctcACGGGACTGCATCTTTCACAGTATAAGAACCTCAGAAACTACCTTTTTTATATAAGTTTGGTCcaaataaaatactgaagaaaacttGACagctatggggttttttttatttggcaagAAACGAGGGTGTTTCAGAAAGTAAATTGAGATTACCTAAGATTATTGTATGACTTTATGAATTTTGCTTAGATCTGAATCTTGCATACTGACTTTTTTTGGTGGGTCATTGGCCATTGAATAGGCAAGGAAAGATCAGCACGCAGTCAGTGCTTAGTAGAGGAGATTGGAAGgggttttcatttgcatttacaGATTCTGATGATGTCAGGCTTTAGACATAGCTGCTACGCACTGGGTTCCTGTCTATTTTATATTCGAATAAAACGTGTACTTGACTGTCTGAATAATATTTGCAGAACCTTTTAGACCAGGTCTAATGATTACAGCTTCCCTTTGAAGCTGAAATACATGAAAGCTTTTGTAGCCTGTATCTGAGGTCAGGGTGGAGCTGGAACATCATTCGGGAGGTTTATGGATAATCCCTCATGTTTTCCAGGCTTGGGCTGATGCCTTTCGAAGTAGCCCTGATTTAACTGGAGTAGTGCATATTTATGAAGAACTCAAGAGGAAAGGCATAGAGTTTCCCATGGCAGATCTTGATGCTCTGTCTCCAATACACACACCACAGAGGGTAAGCTGCAACACCGTGATTCCAGGGGTGTTTTTCCAAGACGTCTAAATAGTTGTTTCCCCTCCCGTTCTCTGAATTTGGCACATTTTCTCACTTCTGTAAGgacttttttaataatgaaagggCATGTAGGAGAAGCATAATGGAGCAGCTGCATTTGACATGCCGATAAGCTAATGGAGTCTCCCCCCTTGAGTCAAACATCAATCTGAGAGAAGAGTTTGGAGGAGGTTTCTACACTTGTCTTGTACCACAAAACCACCAGACAAATGCAGCTAATTTGTTCAGAGAGAGTCCAGCAGGGTGTATGATGGagatttacttctttttctcAAAAGTATGGTTGTTTCTGTTGGTGATAACCCTGAACCAAGGCCTGCCTGTCTTTTAAAGGTGTCTGAATCTCTCACTGATCCTGTGGTAACGTGTGATCTTTACACCTTTGAAAAGTTAGGTCTGTAAAGTTGACAGAACTGCTGCTAGAAAGTAACTTAATGATCACAGGTGTTCTGATTATTCACTCTGAAAGCTTAAGTTAATGAGTCTTTGAAGTGGTAAATGCAGGTGATCAAGGACTGAAAGACTACAATTCTTGTGTCAAGATTAATTAAATCCAGTATCTATATATCACATCATTTTTTTGTAAGCCTGCAACTTAATTCctagttttaaataatttataattatttatcTCTGGCtcgtttttattttgcttttcttttttcttgtaaagaTAAGTTGACTTAAACACATGTGGGTTGAGTCAAAAGATACGGGCATGCATTTTTGTTACGGCTGTCTGTTTATGGGATGGCCTGCCAGTCTGTTCTTGTAACTACACTGACCTTTTCCACAAGGTGCAATTATGTTCTATATTTGAACGTATTTGGCCTGAGGTTGCTGACAAAGCAAGTGCTGTCACAGTTCAGCTTGTGAACTCTTGTCTTTTTGATGTGGCAGAGTGTTCCTGAAGTTGATCCTGCAGCAAATATGCACAATTCACAGTCTCAGCAAAGGATGAGCACCAGTTCTTATTCCTCATCTTCTCCAACGGCGTATTCTGCTCCTCAGGCTCCAGCTCTGAATGTGACTGGTCCCATCACTGCTAATTCTGAACAGGTATTGGGATGATGATTCTTTTGAGTGAGACTCTCAGCAGATCAAACTAGAAACCAGTTTGCAAAGGAACTTTCATTTTAACTCTTTTGACTTTGATTGCCTCCTAGATCTGGTTCTACTTAGTAGTCTTTCCTCCTATTATACAGTAAAATCTGGGCTTTAGATTTGTTTGTATGGCCTCCCAATGGCAGCAGTTACGAAACCTCACGATCTGAAAAACTCAGCGGTTGTGCAGTAGGATAGCAGTTATTCTCATTAGCCCCCCTCCTTGAAAGGCACAGAATATCTTGCAGATGCAGGAAGCCTTTCTAACAAGGAATTAAGCCTGTATCCCTAAGACCCTTCCAAATGCCCTAATATAGgatcttattttctctctgcaaaaataataaattcagagCCAAAGATCCTGCTCAGAAGTTGTACATCCTTCCCCACACTTGAGTGAGGCACTCGAGGTCTACTGCAGCTGAGGTCTGTTTTTAGATGCTGGTTTCAATTGCTTCCCTTCCAGGCAAGCGTAGCACATCTGGGTTTGTGATGATAGTGAGTGGTTCtacaaaattcttttctttttccgttgtttttctgaaattctctccTGGGTAAACTTtttgtctttacttttttttttaccctgctaGAATGTCTGGAGCCTAAGATATCAAGTCAGACAGAAGCAGAGGTATCACAAAGTCAGTTCTTGAAAATGATCTGCTTAAACCAAAAGATTATGcagtattttgctgtattttaccCCAATTTAGATTGCCCGTCTGCGCAGTGAACTGGATATTGTTCGTGGGAATACAAAAGTGATGTCTGAAATGCTGACAGAAATGGTACCTGGACAAGAGGATTCCTCAGACCTTGAATTACTCCAGGTAACAGTTTCCTACAGTTTCCTAGCAAATATGATTCTGATCCTTTCTGTGCTTGAGTTTCTCTGGGGGATGGTTTTTGTTGTAGTTCACTTCACTGCCttggtttgcttgttttacaAAATCAATGTGGACTGCGCTTGACCCCAGTTACTCTCATCACTTGATGTTCTTCATTTGTTAAAGCTTCCAGTGACAAGGATTTCCTGACTTCCCTTggaacttgttccagtgctttcTTCTCCGTGTAGCtagaaatttttcccaatgtTGAATATCAGGTCTCCTTTGCCACAAAGCAGCTTAAAATTGCAATAGGCTCCGTAAGCCCTgagcatttctgcttcttttacaTCCTCCATCATCACTTGTACAGTGGCAAAGCGTTCCCAGtcactgtgcaaaaaaaaaaagcacttccatCTGAACTAAATGTTGTCAAGGGTCTGTGGATTCTCTGCCACTTGAAatcttttttccagaagatgtGCTGTAGCTTCTCCTGAAGGTTAAGGCAGGCACTCAGGCAAAGTTTTGTGCTGTCCGGAGGGTTAGACTGAGTAATCAGAAGGGGTTTCTTTGCTGGAAAGTCTCAATCCAGTACAGGATTTATTATCTCAAAAGGGAAAAGTTTCAGTTGAGCTCATGTCTCAGGCTTCATACCTGTTTCCCGCGGCCAGTGGTAGCAAGGTGCCCTTTTGCCTGAGGAAAGTAATACGGTACCACGTGCAACACAGGTGAGGAATGCTGCGATCTAGCATTCCAGCTGATGCCCTTAACGTGGTATTTGCCTTTCCATAGCTTCAGAAATAGGCTTCTGAAATAGGCTTCTGTTTTGATCCTCCAGCAGGGAGGATGGGCTGCCACAGCAGTACATTTGGAGGAAGGCAGGGAATTGCTCTCTGTGATACATCAGAGTTTGAAATCCATCCAAAAACTGGTCTCTCCCATGCAGCGGTATTGTGTGTTTGTCTCAGAGCCATCATGGCAGCTGATGAGAGGCTTTGCAATAAAGAGCCTTTCAGTTACTGCCCATTTGGGTCGGACTGCTCAAAACAAAAGAAGCTTCCAGGAAAGCACAACAGACCAAAACAGCGTAAAACAGTTTGCTTACATTCAGAAACAACTACTAACATCTTGACAGCGTAACCTTACAGCATAGCTTTAAG containing:
- the TOM1L2 gene encoding TOM1-like protein 2 isoform X4 codes for the protein MEFLLGNPFSTPVGQSLEKATDGSLQSEDWTLNMEICDIINETEEGPKDAIRALKKRLNGNKNYREVMLALTVLETCVKNCGHRFHVLVANRDFIDGVLVKIISPKNNPPTIVQDKVLALIQAWADAFRSSPDLTGVVHIYEELKRKGIEFPMADLDALSPIHTPQRSVPEVDPAANMHNSQSQQRMSTSSYSSSSPTAYSAPQAPALNVTGPITANSEQIARLRSELDIVRGNTKVMSEMLTEMVPGQEDSSDLELLQELNRTCRAMQQRIVELISRVSNEEVTEELLHVNDDLNNVFLRYERFERYRSGRSTQNASNGVLNEVTEDNLIDLGPGSPAVVSPMVGNSAPPSSLSSQLAGLDLGTNSVSGTLSSLQHCNPRDDFDMFAQTRGSSLAEQRKNVTYEDPQAVKGLASALDVRKQNTGGRRGKGGNSDMEPIDKWLITQGMHILHLCFCFVF